In one window of Bemisia tabaci chromosome 4, PGI_BMITA_v3 DNA:
- the PolG2 gene encoding DNA polymerase subunit gamma-2, mitochondrial gives MTDASATSESRFFRPKKHTLLRHISFAMPSAGQQFFYHWQRYRKMWWRKFSANPGRFSLEEKKSSQFNNVDLVCIKAEFPWGQETVETIHNFGTSFFDQLSSSVKEKFMAREGRKQVLPHVVESVTTLEAASLLFLCDAYKEVTLRDKTKEVLKLHRKLSPFKFTFSTPPCTVQLADNLYELSEHVGRNLRKSGISTLIKQDLGKKSFESQIAKNDALGIPFTIVLRESTLTDGMVGVRSRETTLEERIHISNLKNHAELLVKNY, from the exons ATGACGGATGCAAGTGCCACCAGTGAGAGCAGATTCTTCAG GCccaaaaaacacacattactgAGACATATTTCTTTTGCTATGCCCTCTGCTGGacagcaatttttttatcactggCAAAGGTATAGAAAAATGTGGTGGAGGAAG TTTTCAGCAAATCCTGGAAGATTCAGCTTGGAAGAAAAGAAATCATCTCAATTTAACAACGTAGACTTGGTTTGCATCAAAGCAGAATTTCCGTGGGGACAGGAAACCGTAGAAACAATTCATAATTTTGGCACCTCTTTCTTTGATCAACTATCCTCCAgtgttaaagaaaaattcatg GCCCGAGAAGGTCGGAAGCAAGTCTTACCACATGTTGTTGAAAGTGTAACAACTTTAGAAGCTGCATCTTTGCTTTTTTTGTGTGATGCTTACAAAGAAGTGACCTTACGTGACAAAACCAAAGAAGTTCTCAAATTGCACCGCAAACTTTCTCCATTCAAGTTTACCTTCTCCACTCCCCCATGTA CTGTACAACTTGCAGACAACCTCTATGAGCTATCGGAACATGTTGGTAGAAATTTACGCAAATCTGGAATCTCAACCTTAATCAAGCAAGACTTGGGGAAAAAGTCATTTGAGTCGCAGATTGCTAAGAACGACGCCCTAGGAATACCATTCACAATTGTGCTGCGGGAATCAACCCTGACTGATGGCATGGTTGGCGTCCGAAGCCGAGAGACAACTCTTGAG gaaCGTATACATATCAGCAATTTAAAGAATCACGCAGAACTGCTTGTGAAGAATTATTAG
- the LOC140223757 gene encoding uncharacterized protein — translation MSSGGLYFSDKSVQPKSSTLPGTSSHFRTLASSSHSTASTPPTLNQPSKTNSAGKLVPGMKQRVPSYRNSPPYQQGKSSSQGNVTRNLQGKSSQNSEDKSAAVRNGPANQSGVNNNQISSCSNSGGGAVPEGDETVSLRDIIDGLKKHVQEKCSGQDNQSKK, via the exons ATGTCCTCTGGCGGATTATATTTTTCTGATAAGTCAGTTCAGCCAAAATCGTCAACTTTGCCTGGCACCTCATCTCACTTTAGAACGCTTGCATCAAGCAGTCACTCTACGGCTTCAACACCTCCAACTTTGAATCAACCATCCAAAACAAATTCAGCCGGTAAATTAGTGCCTGGTATGAAGCAGAGAGTACCTTCATACAGGAATTCTCCTCCTTACCAACAGGGAAAATCTTCCAGTCAAGGAAATGTGACTCGAAATCTCCAGGGGAAATCTAGTCAGAATTCTGAAGATAAGTCTGCTGCTGTAAGGAATGGGCCAGCCAATCAATCTGGTGTGAATAACAATCAGATCTCTAGTTGTAGCAACTCTGGCGGTGGCGCAGTCCCAGAAGGTGATGAAACAGTATCCCTCAGGGATATAATTGACGGGCTCAAAAAACACGTCCAAGAG AAATGCAGTGGACAAGATAACCAAAGCAAGAAATGA
- the LOC109031214 gene encoding uncharacterized protein, which translates to MEEKMDLNVSDSVMDQEAAQSSTVEIATSKMKISTEDIAISLQLFNKRLNEQLRPKIKSQRSLADVYASMKMFNSYYNDMQNYIESARDNFKRQLGIILGENWDQQLLCIENNPKSSSESHQNHGCVISETGPGNGLPNFPTQYEVRSICDVDEKTESKETSRSSSACAKEPQSFGSNDVDVKDKSGDYVNSDHPVSKGNINVSNSLESYDSSNDLPEAGPAKELTPDVLLPSSQGDFKSDSDKTAPHHPESNLPSSDTGEDKELHSDSGPRIVSVSTIENNGFNSLSGQKPLSQLESQMSESLLRNLSPILFAETSKDHNEFEGTEKSIEKAPSDVESEHNVIEATPVDVDQELERDNFILTPTSSKRRNEVDETSRKVYEWLNKSHNSESIGGSSDEEEYQAAKKCVDDDARTEINDADSSVKNSDNGDNIAVIDNSSLTSVDGRVSKTVKKKSGRTDDIIEISDDEQSASEVVESEKTAGHSDDVCEINSSQEIGGSMSIKDSARPDNHVSESSDTESKTEMANKKSKQNSNLNSRASSEKSMSNIATQQIHPENVDEAKRTLLESSCSSNEDVENGDHLSDDDWDSNATVIVDKKKKLRKKKRKKTSSHDSGSHSDKESSDEEEKVKKLLDFNSLKKRKRVFESSNSSSEKSADISNDENITKRKKKKKQKDEADVYDESLEPEINEPSLPNSPNRAEDQSKDIYRQMLLDSNSSPSSDEQCPLTPQPEKVPRKVKKTLENDIAKRRNSSEDSCKKKKKRKYDPLLQGKFSLSSSDSDGKKKKNPSEESEIYDRKYERLLEKQRRKEESKMRHKSSSDDCSDASASSKEQNNEPINFVSVDPECVELEDDSEDDRTTIGYHQISSSASDDNDDDVQCIPQSQETTASNKGRKNIRKVISVEEMTAESKRAAKEEEERQKRLSEKEKWLSQTFTEPEPEKLVLDADEETKQPIVTVHPGLMRILKKHQVEGLRFMWNSCFESIKLVNSSAGSGCVLAHCMGLGKSLQIVALVHTIMCHPQLNLRTVLIICPKTVVLNWGDEFKKWLRYIKDSDQSSPIISVSNLNAFKDVHFKERSLRDWQNKGGVMILGYNEFRALVTNKDRPENLQNVFNNIKNHLIDPGPDVVVYDEGHILKNNAASLTKAANLVKTKRRIVLTGTPMQNNLMEYYYMVNLVKPNYLGDKKEFSNRFFNPITNGQFQDSTPQDVRIMKNRTHVLHKKLHNIVQRFDANLFKDELPARYEYVLKLRMSELQSKLYKHFISSIKKDAEGHAEIEKNRLLLKSDKILGLICNHPKLATNFFDSAQKPEEQLNITGDWTDCLKGLNLDDVTLSPKTFLFFKVLKKCTENKDKLLVFSQHLKTLDLLEFFLKKASCNNSTFKSNSAKGETWISGVDYFRLDGSTPGPDRQKYCDIFNSNNPRARLFLLSTRAGALGLNLTGANRAIVFDVSWNPSSDSQSVFRIYRFGQVKPCYIYRFVMKGTMEEKKYHRQVSKLSMSSRVVDKHQVGRHYQEEYLRALFEYNFDYGQRSTPRLSQDKVLTELLINFDLIDTYEEHENLLMNLQDEELSEEDRLKAIAEYEAEINPPPPPPPPFPGSSGVSGPAGLQNPSISGVFSRPGGPFTAQEWTEKAKVWAKREETFFKKCYKDKKIPLPYMPLQPANKQAPETMSNSSAKLTGNSDKISEAKVNSHTCSDSDQIKSCNPTQDKDSQHQPLSYQSASSINGPNVNRKASVNPSSAVGTLQTDFKQPQTAVKNSSLPQTSSANDKNQVGSNPSPAFATSRADVNQAQKTIKSHSSLPTSDVNQSKTATTFHKFKRRLNGLSDRGFTVHCSPSQTSSANDQKQVRTNPSPPIATTQADVKRPQITIKNSSSLSTSSVKNASTLKTPIVLGSLDRSAETDSSLKQSRNEGRDGTMNEEGKKVKVPKVHLPQDFRNNVVKGIHAKQDTSNGAIGESTKTIPNLSQSKVNGKSNLNGNQIATTINSSSVKHGFSINPEIEVTVNRIPNEGNQPAFK; encoded by the coding sequence ATGGAAGAGAAAATGGACCTGAATGTTTCTGATtctgtcatggaccaagaggcAGCTCAGTCAAGCACTGTTGAAATCGCCACTTCTAAAATGAAGATCAGTACGGAGGATATCGCTATTTCACTTCAGCTTTTCAATAAAAGATTGAATGAGCAACTGAGACCTAAAATCAAGAGTCAAAGATCTTTAGCGGATGTTTATGCAagtatgaaaatgtttaattctTACTACAATGACATGCAAAACTACATTGAATCAGCACGGGACAATTTCAAACGACAGTTGGGAATTATTTTGGGAGAAAACTGGGATCAGCAACTTCTTTGCATTGAGAACAACCCCAAGTCCTCATCTGAGAGTCATCAAAATCATGGATGTGTTATTAGCGAAACGGGTCCAGGAAATGGTCTCCCAAATTTTCCAACTCAGTATGAAGTTCGCAGCATTTGTGATGTTGATGAGAAAACAGAGTCAAAGGAAACCTCCAGATCATCTTCAGCTTGTGCTAAAGAGCCTCAGTCTTTTGGTTCCAATGATGTCGATGTTAAGGACAAATCTGGAGATTATGTTAATTCAGACCATCCTGTATCAAAAGGGAATATAAATGTCTCAAACAGTCTTGAAAGCTATGACAGCAGTAACGACCTCCCAGAGGCTGGTCCTGCTAAAGAACTAACGCCTGATGTATTACTTCCTTCAAGCCAAGGTGATTTCAAGAGTGATTCAGATAAAACAGCTCCCCACCATCCTGAGAGCAATTTGCCCAGCAGTGATACAGGTGAAGACAAGGAATTGCATTCAGACTCAGGGCCAAGAATTGTCTCGGTATCAACCATCGAAAATAACGGGTTTAATTCCTTGTCAGGACAAAAGCCACTTTCTCAACTGGAATCACAGATGTCAGAAAGTCTTTTGCGTAATTTGTCACCAATTTTGTTTGCAGAGACTTCCAAGGACCATAATGAATTTGAAGGTACAGAAAAGTCCATTGAAAAAGCTCCAAGTGATGTTGAGTCAGAACACAACGTAATTGAAGCTACACCTGTGGATGTGGATCAAGAACTTGAAAGAGATAACTTTATCCTAACACCCACATCGTCAAAAAGAAGGAATGAAGTGGATGAAACATCCAGAAAAGTTTATGAATGGCTGAACAAGTCTCACAATTCAGAAAGTATCGGAGGTAGCTCTGACGAAGAAGAGTATCAAGCTGCAAAAAAGTGTGTGGATGATGATGCCCGAACAGAAATCAATGATGCTGATTCATCCGTAAAAAACTCAGATAATGGTGACAACATTGCTGTAATAGACAACAGCAGTTTAACTTCTGTAGATGGACGGGTTTCAAAGACTGTGAAAAAGAAATCAGGTAGAACAGATGATATAATTGAAATATCTGATGATGAGCAGTCAGCATCAGAAGTTGTCGAGTCAGAGAAAACGGCTGGACACAGCGATGATGTTTGTGAGATTAACTCCTCTCAAGAAATAGGTGGGTCCATGAGTATCAAAGATTCTGCAAGGCCTGATAATCATGTATCAGAGTCCTCAGATACTGAATCAAAAACAGAAATggcaaacaaaaaatcaaagcagAACTCCAACCTCAATTCTCGTGCAAGTAGCGAAAAGTCAATGAGCAACATTGCAACTCAACAAATTCACCCAGAAAATGTGGATGAAGCCAAACGCACCCTTCTGGAGTCTTCGTGTTCCTCAAATGAAGATGTTGAAAATGGGGATCATCTGAGTGATGATGATTGGGATTCAAATGCAACTGTGATAGttgataagaagaaaaaattaaggaagaaaaaacggaaaaaaacaagCTCACATGACTCTGGATCGCATAGTGATAAGGAAAGTTCAGATGaagaggaaaaagtaaaaaaactttTGGACTTTAACTCTctaaaaaaacgcaaaagaGTGTTTGAGTCCAGCAACAGCTCTTCAGAAAAGTCAGCTGATATTTCAAACGATGAAAATATCaccaaaagaaagaagaagaaaaaacagaaagatGAGGCGGATGTCTATGATGAAAGCCTTGAACCTGAAATCAATGAGCCAAGTCTCCCAAATAGTCCTAACAGGGCTGAAGATCAAAGTAAAGACATCTATCGGCAAATGTTATTGGACTCCAATTCCTCCCCAAGCTCTGATGAACAATGCCCTCTTACTCCTCAACCAGAAAAAGTGCCCAGAAAAGTCAAGAAAACTCTTGAAAATGACATTGCGAAACGCAGGAATTCCTCTGAAGACtcttgcaaaaagaaaaaaaaaagaaaatatgatcCCCTTCTCCAGGGAAAATTTTCACTCTCCAGCTCTGATTCTgatgggaaaaagaaaaaaaacccatctGAAGAGAGTGAAATTTATGATCGCAAGTATGAAAGATTGTTAGAAAAAcaaagaaggaaagaagaatCAAAAATGCGTCATAAGTCGAGTAGTGATGACTGTTCAGACGCTTCTGCTTCCTCCAAAGAGCAAAACAATGAGCCAATCAACTTTGTAAGTGTTGATCCAGAGTGTGTAGAACTGGAGGATGATTCTGAGGATGATCGCACAACTATCGGCTATCATCAGATATCCTCATCTGCATCtgatgataatgatgatgatgtgcAGTGCATTCCTCAGTCGCAAGAAACAACAGCAAGCAACAAAGGCCGCAAAAATATTCGGAAAGTGATTTCTGTTGAAGAAATGACAGCAGAATCCAAACGAGCTgctaaagaagaagaagaacggCAAAAGCGACTCTCAGAGAAAGAGAAATGGCTGTCTCAAACGTTCACCGAGCCAGAACCAGAAAAGCTTGTTCTTGATGCAGATGAAGAGACAAAGCAGCCTATAGTAACAGTGCATCCAGGTTTAATGCGAATTCTTAAAAAGCACCAAGTAGAGGGCTTACGATTTATGTGGAACTCATGTTTTGAATCTATAAAGTTAGTAAATTCTAGTGCAGGGTCTGGCTGTGTTTTGGCTCATTGTATGGGTCTCGGAAAGTCTCTCCAAATTGTTGCTTTAGTCCATACAATCATGTGCCATCCGCAGTTGAATTTACGTACTGTTCTTATCATCTGTCCAAAGACTGTGGTTCTCAACTGGGGTGATGAGTTCAAAAAATGGCTTAGGTACATTAAAGATTCAGACCAAAGTAGCCCTATAATTTCTGTAAGTAACTTGAACGCTTTTAAAGATGTGCACTTCAAAGAAAGAAGTTTACGCGACTGGCAAAATAAGGGTGGTGTCATGATTTTGGGGTACAATGAGTTTCGTGCCCTTGTCACAAACAAAGATCGTCCGGAGAACTTGCAGAATGTTTTTAATAACATAAAAAATCACCTTATTGATCCTGGCCCAGATGTAGTGGTATATGATGAAGGTCATATACTTAAGAATAATGCAGCTAGCCTTACCAAAGCTGCAAATCTGGTAAAAACGAAACGACGCATTGTGCTAACAGGAACACCAATGCAGAACAATTTAATGGAGTATTACTACATGGTGAATTTGGTCAAGCCCAACTATCTTGGAGACAAGAAGGAATTCAGTAACCGATTCTTTAACCCAATCACAAACGGACAGTTTCAAGATTCCACACCTCAGGATgtaagaatcatgaaaaatcGTACTCATGTTCTCCACAAAAAGCTTCATAATATTGTACAACGCTTTGATGCCAATCTTTTCAAAGATGAACTACCAGCAAGGTATGAATATGTGTTAAAACTCCGCATGTCAGAGCTTCAGTCAAAGCTCTATAAACACTTTATCAGCAGTATAAAAAAAGATGCTGAAGGACAtgctgaaattgaaaaaaatcgattgctCCTTAAAAGTGATAAAATATTAGGTCTCATTTGTAACCATCCTAAATTAGCCACTAATTTTTTTGACTCTGCTCAAAAACCAGAAGAGCAGCTCAACATCACAGGCGATTGGACAGATTGTCTGAAAGGTTTGAACCTTGATGATGTCACCTTAAGTCCTAAaacattcttattttttaaggtTCTCAAGAAGTGCACTGAGAATAAAGATAAACTTCTTGTCTTTAGTCAACACTTGAAAACTTTGGATttgttagaattttttttgaaaaaagccaGCTGTAATAACAGCACCTTCAAGTCAAATAGTGCGAAAGGAGAAACTTGGATCTCAGGTGTAGACTATTTTAGACTGGATGGCAGTACTCCTGGACCTGATAGACAGAAGTACTGCGACATATTTAATTCAAATAACCCAAGAGCACGACTTTTCCTTCTGTCTACCAGAGCTGGGGCTCTTGGATTGAATCTAACAGGTGCAAATCGTGCAATAGTTTTTGATGTATCTTGGAACCCATCTTCAGACTCGCAAAGTGTTTTCAGAATCTATCGTTTTGGCCAAGTCAAACCGTGTTACATTTATCGATTCGTTATGAAGGGCacaatggaagaaaaaaaataccatcGGCAGGTCTCAAAATTGTCCATGTCATCTCGGGTTGTTGATAAGCATCAAGTTGGTCGCCACTATCAAGAGGAATATTTGCGAGCACTATTTGAGTACAACTTTGACTATGGGCAACGTTCGACTCCTAGACTTTCGCAAGATAAGGTTTTGACAGAGCTGCTTATAAACTTTGATCTTATAGATACTTATGAAGAACATGAAAACCTTTTGATGAACCTACAAGATGAAGAGTTAAGTGAAGAAGACAGACTGAAAGCAATAGCTGAGTATGAAGCTGAAATCAACCCTCCGCCTCCACCTCCCCCTCCATTCCCAGGATCATCAGGAGTAAGTGGGCCTGCAGGACTTCAAAACCCATCGATCTCTGGAGTATTCTCAAGACCTGGAGGGCCCTTCACTGCTCAAGAGTGGACAGAAAAAGCTAAAGTGTGGGCAAAAAGAGAAGAaacctttttcaaaaaatgttataaaGATAAAAAGATCCCATTACCATACATGCCATTACAGCCAGCAAATAAGCAGGCCCCAGAAACGATGTCAAACTCATCAGCAAAACTCACGGGGAATAGTGATAAAATTAGTGAAGCCAAAGTTAACAGCCATACTTGTAGCGATTCAGATCAAATTAAATCTTGTAATCCTACACAAGACAAAGATTCCCAACATCAACCCTTGTCATATCAGTCTGCTTCCAGTATAAATGGACCAAATGTTAATCGTAAAGCCTCTGTCAATCCTTCCTCAGCAGTTGGAACTTTACAGACTGATTTTAAACAGCCACAGACAGCGGTCAAGAATAGTTCATTGCCCCAGACTTCATCAGCAAACGATAAGAATCAAGTCGGCTCTAATCCATCCCCAGCATTTGCAACCTCACGGGCTGATGTAAATCAAGCGCAGAAAACTATCAAGAGCCATTCATCACTCCCAACTTCGGATGTTAATCAGTCAAAGACAGCTACAacatttcataaattcaaacgTCGTCTGAATGGATTGTCTGATCGGGGCTTCACCGTTCACTGTTCACCGTCCCAGACTTCATCTGCAAACGATCAGAAGCAAGTCCGCACTAATCCATCTCCACCAATTGCAACCACTCAGGCAGATGTAAAACGACCGCAGATAACTATCAAGAACAGTTCATCTCTTTCAACTTCATCCGTGAAGAATGCATCAACACTGAAAACTCCCATAGTTCTGGGTAGTTTGGATAGAAGTGCAGAGACTGATTCAAGTTTGAAGCAAAGCAGAAACGAGGGCAGGGACGGAACGATGAATGAAGAGGGCAAAAAGGTAAAAGTACCTAAAGTTCATCTTCCTCAAGATTTTCGTAATAATGTAGTAAAAGGAATTCATGCAAAACAAGACACCTCTAATGGAGCCATAGGAGAAAGCACTAAGACAATTCCAAATCTTTCCCAGTCAAAAGTGAATGGTAAGAGCAACTTGAACGGAAATCAGATAGCAACAACTATAAATTCGAGCTCAGTCAAGCATGGTTTTTCCATCAATCCTGAAATAGAGGTCACTGTCAATCGCATTCCAAATGAAGGAAATCAGCCGGCTTTCAAGTAA